A window of the Carassius carassius chromosome 36, fCarCar2.1, whole genome shotgun sequence genome harbors these coding sequences:
- the aqp7 gene encoding aquaporin-7, whose translation MKQEVSIMEDGSRREDHMAPTIVSRLKIKNECIRVVLAETLCTFIMMVFGLGTVAQVVTGNGAFGEYFSINVGFGLSVAMGVHVGGKVSGAHMNAAVSFTMCVFGRLRWKMFPLYVFAQFLGSFLAAGTIFLLYYDAIHHYCGGNFTVSGTKATAGIFATYPAPYISIYTGFFDQVLGTAMLLLCLMALADRRNQPVVSGGEPVGVGLLVLLIGISLGSNSGYAINPTRDLGLRIFTLMAGWGMEVFRAGNGWWWVPLVAPFIGGVIGALIYEAFVELHHPDLKSTKTQSAEDPECIPLEKCKNGSTEMSL comes from the exons atgaaacaggaagttagcATAATGGAGGATGGTAGTAGGAGAGAAGACCATATGGCACCTACAATAGTTTCCAGGTTGAAGATCAAAAATGAATGCATTCGAGTGGTCCTGGCAGAGACCCTCTGCACGTTCATTATGATG GTGTTCGGCCTTGGCACTGTTGCACAAGTGGTCACAGGAAATGGTGCTTTTGGAGAGTATTTCAGCATAAATGTAGGCTTTGGGCTGAGTGTGGCTATGGGTGTGCACGTTGGTGGAAAAGTGTCAG GAGCTCATATGAATGCAGCTGTTTCATTCACAATGTGTGTGTTTGGCCGTTTGCGCTGGAAGATGTTCCCACTGTATGTTTTTGCCCAGTTTCTGGGTTCCTTCCTTGCTGCTGGGACCATTTTCTTACTTTATTATG ATGCTATACATCATTACTGTGGGGGCAATTTCACTGTGTCGGGCACCAAAGCAACAGCTGGGATCTTCGCTACATATCCAGCACCTTACATCTCAATCTACACTGGATTCTTTGATCAg GTTCTGGGCACTGCCATGCTGTTGCTGTGTCTGATGGCTCTGGCAGACCGGAGAAACCAGCCGGTCGTGTCTGGAGGTGAGCCTGTGGGTGTGGGGCTCCTGGTGCTCCTCATTGGTATCTCTCTGGGGAGCAACAGCGGCTATGCCATCAATCCAACACGAGATCTGGGGCTGAGAATCTTCACACTGATGGCAGGTTGGGGCATGGAGGTTTTCAG GGCAGGCAATGGCTGGTGGTGGGTACCTTTGGTGGCCCCCTTTATTGGTGGAGTGATTGGGGCTTTAATCTATGAAGCATTCGTAGAGCTACACCACCCTGATCTTAAGAGCACTAAGACACAGTCTGCAGAAGACCCTGAATGTATTCCTCTGGAAAAGTGCAAGAATGGCAGTACAGAGATGTCTCTCTGA
- the tpgs2 gene encoding tubulin polyglutamylase complex subunit 2, producing MEEVKDDKTCKGFVDRLTLGITRVLENLPGVLDVQFVEKPPAEKQCLLSWEQKNNCALPEDLRDFYLTTDGFMLSWNTKLGNELVPVGCMMISSVAQLRPLIQSNVYSLPNAPTLADLNYDDLEELDGLEKTHFDSCSRIFELDPCNGNGKVCLVYKNCTSGLMVQQCEVWFLDRSLFWHYLTPSFTAYYRLMITHLGLPEWQYNFTPYGPSPQAKQWAALYQPLTFHGDSHSDTAGEPLLNKLDPAKAFHGKAKPPTPRKKQAPQVPVSGVSTAKAQGVSGRHSITKR from the exons ATGGAGGAGGTGAAAGATGACAAGACATGCAAGGGGTTTGTAGACAGACTCACCCTCGGTATTACTCGGGTTTTGG AGAACCTCCCAGGAGTGCTGGATGTACAGTTCGTAGAGAAACCCCCTGCAGAAAAGCAATGCCTTCTCTCCTGGGAGCAG AAAAACAACTGTGCTTTGCCGGAAGATCTAAGAGATTTCTATCTCACAACAGATGGCTTCATGCTTTCCTGGAACACCAAGCTGGGAA ATGAATTGGTTCCAGTGGGTTGCATGATGATCAGCAGTGTTGCTCAATTACGCCCCCTGATTCAGTCAAATGTATATTCCCTCCCCAATGCGCCTACTTTAGCTGATCTTAACTATGATGATTTAGAGG AATTGGATGGCcttgaaaaaactcattttgattcTTGTAGCCGCATCTTTGAGCTGGACCCCTGCAATGGTAATGGCAAAGTTTGCCTTGTTTACAAGAATTGCACTTCAG GTTTAATGGTCCAACAGTGTGAGGTGTGGTTCTTGGACCGATCACTTTTCTGGCACTATCTCACCCCCTCCTTCACTGCCTACTACCGGCTTATGATCACTCATCTGGGGCTGCCGGAGTGGCAGTATAATTTCACTCCGTATGGCCCCAGCCCACAAGCTAAG CAATGGGCCGCCCTCTACCAACCCCTAACTTTCCATggtgactctcattctgatacGGCCGGTGAACCTCTACTGAACAAACTGGACCCAGCCAAGGCGTTTCATGGCAAGGCCAAGCCACCCACTCCCAGGAAGAAGCAGGCACCACAGGTCCCAGTGAGCGGCGTGAGCACAGCTAAAGCACAGGGGGTCTCAGGGAGACACAGTATAACTAAACGATGA